The following proteins are co-located in the Anser cygnoides isolate HZ-2024a breed goose chromosome 2, Taihu_goose_T2T_genome, whole genome shotgun sequence genome:
- the LOC125182069 gene encoding uncharacterized protein, with translation MDLSKKIFRQTKEDSLEQHPTYHSSFNRAVDALDTTDRNILCAVHSQNCRGWKRDLQVQPPCQSRFSRAGCPGLFYQFVAQSWEELVTKHPEWNLCCTPALCPGRPEDLCFFRGTALCVTVLRDLLLFSVHCHAGRGFVFKHLLGSLLVLRPRHPCPAWPSEGSSCCPGTAAQRKSSALLSTACLGLRAEEMTPRGGGGGGGGGRWERGTGGGKRGHRAVNPARW, from the exons ATGGATCTGAGTAAAAAG ATTTTCAGACAGACTAAAGAAGATTCCCTCGAGCAACATCCTACATATCACAGCTCATTCAACAGAGCAGTGGATGCCCTTGATACCACAGACAGAAACATTCTCTGTGCTGTACACTCTCAG aattGTAGAGGTTGGAAGAGAGATCTTCAggtccagcccccctgccaaagcaggttctctagagcaggttgcccag gaTTATTCTACCAGTTTGTTGCCCAGTCTTGGGAAGAACTGGTAACCAAGCATCCTGAATGGAATTTATGCTGCACTCCTGCACTTTGTCCTGGCAGACCTGAAGACTTGTGCTTCTTCAGAGGAACAGCTCTCTGCGTCACCGTTTTGAGGgatctgctgctgttctctgtgCACTGCCATGCAGGGCGTGGCTTCGTCTTCAAGCACCTCTTGGGCAGCCTTCTTGTCCTCAGACCGAGACACCCATGCCCAGCGTGGCCTTCGGAGGGCTCCTCCTGTTGCCCTGGTACAGCAGCCCAAAGGAAGTCAAGTGCGCTCTTGTCCACTGCTTGCTTGGGACTCCGTGCAGAAGAGATGacacctcggggggggggggggggggggggggggggcagatgggaaagggggacagggggtgggAAGAGAGGCCATCGTGCAGTCAATCCTGCGAGATGGTAA